Proteins co-encoded in one Gracilimonas sp. genomic window:
- the upp gene encoding uracil phosphoribosyltransferase, giving the protein MEQVTEIDHPVVKRYLSILRDKNTETAPFRRAMGTIGTILAAEALTDLPLQEYEVETPIQTATGYKPAAEVFVIPILRAGLSLVDGIISFMPDAKVGHIGVYRDEETHEPVNYYHNFPGGLKGAYTLVVDPMLATGGSGSHAIKFLKENGADNIRFVSLISAPEGIKRLREDHPDVPIITAAIDERLNENAFIVPGLGDAGDRYFGTL; this is encoded by the coding sequence ATGGAACAGGTTACTGAAATAGATCACCCGGTTGTAAAGCGGTATCTAAGTATCCTCCGGGATAAAAATACAGAAACCGCTCCCTTCCGGCGTGCTATGGGAACGATAGGTACCATCCTTGCAGCTGAGGCACTTACCGACCTTCCCCTTCAGGAATACGAAGTAGAAACCCCCATCCAAACAGCGACAGGTTATAAGCCGGCTGCCGAAGTTTTTGTGATTCCCATCCTCCGGGCCGGATTAAGTCTGGTGGATGGCATCATAAGTTTTATGCCCGATGCTAAAGTCGGGCACATTGGGGTGTACAGAGACGAGGAAACCCATGAGCCGGTTAACTATTACCATAATTTTCCCGGTGGATTAAAGGGAGCATATACACTCGTTGTCGACCCGATGCTTGCCACTGGTGGAAGTGGTTCCCATGCCATCAAATTCCTGAAAGAGAATGGAGCAGATAACATTCGGTTTGTTTCACTGATTTCAGCCCCGGAAGGTATCAAACGACTTCGGGAAGACCATCCGGACGTTCCTATTATTACGGCCGCTATCGATGAAAGGCTGAATGAGAATGCCTTTATTGTTCCCGGGCTTGGAGATGCCGGTGACCGCTACTTTGGCACCCTGTAG
- a CDS encoding elongation factor G, which produces MKVYNPTRIRNVVLLGHSGSGKTTLAETMLFEAGAINRRGSIEEKNTVSDYHSLEKEKQKSIFSSFMNLDWRGHKINLIDTPGTSDYIGEVAGAVRIADTAIFVLNSEQGVETATDSLWKYVQKYSVPSMFVVNKPDTDQSDFWKTVNEAKEHFGRQVTVVQYPFSEGPDFHAIIDVLRMTMYEFPEKGGKPDKLPIPESQQARAQQLHQELVETIAENDETLMDIYFEQGELDEEQMQKGLHISLVNGQIFPLFVNCAAKNMGTGRVMGFLDDVAPNPLEGNPPKTEDGEVFELDPDGKPVMFLFKTHSESHVGDLIYFKTYGGSIRPGMDLINSSNDSSVRLGSLFLTEGHKRIEISEIQTGDIGAVVKLKDGEVNDTLHEKGHEVKLQGIQFPPTTIRTAVKLKKEGEEDKLGHALHQIHREDPSVVIEHSQELRQVIIHGQGEEHLAVIEDQLRNRFKLDVEFITPKIPYRETITKGVKSQYKHKKQSGGAGQFAEVHLLIEPYTEGMPPPSDLKVRDVQEHELDWGGKLVFQNCIVGGVIDNRFMPAILKGVMEKMENGPMSGCRARDIRVSVFDGSMHSVDSNEAAFKTAARMAFRDGFMQANPQLMEPVYEIEVTVPSDFMGDVMSDLSTRRGQIQGMDGEGSIQKIKAHVPLEELDHYSTRLKSMTQGSATYTRAFSHYAQVPHDVQKRVVDQNLELQEA; this is translated from the coding sequence TAGAAGAAAAGAATACCGTTTCTGATTACCATAGTCTGGAAAAGGAAAAGCAGAAATCCATTTTCTCATCTTTCATGAACCTGGACTGGCGGGGCCATAAAATTAATCTTATCGACACCCCGGGCACATCGGATTACATCGGGGAGGTGGCAGGAGCCGTTCGTATCGCAGATACCGCTATTTTTGTACTAAACTCGGAACAGGGGGTTGAAACAGCTACCGATTCACTCTGGAAATACGTTCAAAAGTACAGTGTACCTTCCATGTTTGTTGTCAATAAACCGGATACGGATCAGTCAGATTTCTGGAAGACTGTAAATGAAGCCAAAGAACATTTTGGACGCCAGGTAACAGTGGTGCAGTATCCATTCAGTGAAGGACCTGATTTCCACGCAATCATCGATGTGCTTCGCATGACGATGTACGAATTCCCCGAGAAAGGAGGGAAGCCGGATAAACTGCCGATCCCCGAATCGCAACAGGCCCGTGCCCAGCAGCTACATCAGGAACTTGTGGAAACCATTGCCGAGAATGACGAAACCCTGATGGACATCTATTTTGAGCAAGGAGAGCTGGACGAAGAACAAATGCAGAAGGGATTGCATATTTCTTTGGTTAACGGACAGATATTTCCACTTTTTGTGAACTGTGCGGCAAAAAATATGGGCACCGGCCGGGTAATGGGATTCCTCGATGATGTGGCTCCGAATCCCCTGGAAGGAAATCCGCCTAAAACTGAAGACGGAGAAGTTTTTGAACTGGATCCGGATGGTAAACCCGTGATGTTTTTATTCAAGACGCATTCCGAGTCACATGTCGGGGATTTGATCTATTTCAAAACTTACGGCGGTTCCATCAGGCCGGGAATGGATTTGATCAACAGCTCCAATGATTCCTCAGTACGCCTTGGAAGCTTATTCCTGACGGAAGGGCATAAGCGTATCGAAATAAGTGAAATTCAAACCGGAGATATCGGAGCTGTGGTGAAGCTGAAGGATGGAGAAGTCAACGACACCCTCCACGAAAAAGGACATGAAGTTAAACTACAAGGTATCCAGTTTCCTCCAACAACAATACGTACAGCCGTGAAGCTGAAGAAAGAAGGGGAGGAAGATAAGCTGGGACATGCGCTGCATCAGATTCACCGTGAAGATCCTTCGGTAGTCATTGAACACAGTCAGGAACTTCGTCAGGTTATAATTCACGGACAGGGCGAGGAGCATCTTGCTGTGATAGAAGATCAGCTCAGAAACCGATTTAAGCTGGATGTGGAATTCATCACTCCAAAAATTCCATATCGAGAAACCATTACCAAAGGAGTGAAGTCTCAATATAAACACAAAAAACAATCAGGTGGAGCCGGGCAATTTGCGGAGGTTCATCTTTTGATTGAGCCATACACAGAAGGAATGCCTCCACCGAGTGACCTCAAGGTTAGGGATGTTCAGGAGCACGAACTGGATTGGGGCGGTAAGCTGGTGTTTCAGAACTGCATTGTGGGTGGGGTGATTGACAATCGGTTTATGCCGGCTATTCTCAAAGGAGTGATGGAGAAAATGGAGAACGGCCCGATGAGTGGTTGTCGTGCCCGCGATATCCGGGTTTCCGTTTTTGACGGATCGATGCACTCGGTAGATTCCAACGAAGCGGCCTTCAAAACTGCAGCCCGGATGGCCTTCCGGGATGGTTTTATGCAGGCAAATCCACAGCTGATGGAGCCGGTTTATGAAATTGAAGTTACCGTTCCTTCCGACTTTATGGGGGATGTGATGAGCGACCTGAGCACCCGGCGCGGACAAATTCAGGGCATGGATGGTGAAGGTTCAATTCAAAAAATAAAGGCACATGTTCCCTTGGAAGAACTGGATCATTATTCAACCCGGCTGAAATCGATGACGCAGGGAAGTGCAACCTATACGCGTGCGTTCTCTCACTATGCCCAGGTTCCTCATGATGTTCAAAAACGAGTAGTTGATCAGAATCTGGAGCTTCAGGAAGCCTGA
- a CDS encoding OstA-like protein, with the protein MNKFLSPFTKAGSALVLALLLLQPLSVFGQSVINIESFSRAVGATLDGEQIQKLYNARLTTGNIEMVCDSAWRFINRNEIRAFGNIQIETPDETIWSDTLYYYTNRDLSLLRGRVIIMQDSTTLFGKRVDYNFFSKVAYFDNGIRLEDQDGTLIAERGTYFQNQDSAIFKGNVQLSDSAQYAEGDSLFINRSTQYLQLYDNIFVADSTNNGTLTGDYLEADSTGRRFVDGNGYMRKISSDTTDTTHIFGDQLLLLEQDSTNLIRGYENVRVWSRKFSSVSDTLLYDSSTEVFELISNPIAWHDNIQLTGPYISVQMDSNEVQQLKAYHKTIAVQEDSATGRLHQIKGDTLIANFTDGNISRIKIYPNSQVLYHTKNESDEPDGAVEYSSPQTVMYFSNGDLQRVVAGKNDGYFFEEFAGLADRKLDGFSWNPERRPERPKMEAVPRFPPVPKERPFELPNRYLEYINKGN; encoded by the coding sequence ATGAATAAATTTCTTTCCCCCTTTACCAAAGCCGGATCTGCTCTTGTACTTGCACTGCTTCTACTGCAGCCGTTGTCCGTATTTGGTCAAAGTGTTATTAACATCGAATCCTTCAGTCGTGCCGTTGGTGCCACTTTGGATGGCGAGCAAATTCAGAAATTATATAACGCCCGGCTCACCACCGGAAATATCGAGATGGTTTGCGACAGTGCATGGCGGTTCATAAACAGAAATGAAATCCGTGCTTTCGGAAACATCCAAATTGAAACACCGGATGAGACTATCTGGAGCGATACCCTTTACTACTACACGAATCGTGACCTGAGTTTACTACGCGGTCGGGTGATTATCATGCAAGACAGCACCACTCTTTTTGGGAAGAGGGTGGACTATAATTTTTTCTCTAAGGTCGCCTATTTTGATAATGGAATTCGACTGGAAGATCAGGATGGAACCCTGATTGCGGAACGTGGCACCTATTTCCAAAACCAAGACAGTGCTATTTTTAAAGGAAATGTGCAGTTATCCGACTCAGCTCAGTATGCGGAAGGAGACAGTTTATTCATCAATCGATCCACCCAATACCTACAGCTGTATGATAATATTTTTGTAGCCGACAGTACTAACAACGGGACACTAACCGGAGATTATTTGGAAGCCGATTCTACCGGCAGGCGCTTTGTGGACGGCAATGGCTACATGCGAAAAATCAGTTCTGACACCACCGATACCACCCATATTTTTGGTGATCAGCTGTTACTATTGGAGCAGGATTCAACCAACCTAATTCGTGGATACGAGAACGTCAGAGTTTGGTCCCGAAAATTCTCATCCGTTTCTGATACTCTTTTATATGATTCCTCAACGGAGGTTTTTGAGCTGATATCCAATCCCATTGCCTGGCATGATAATATTCAGCTTACCGGCCCCTACATCTCTGTTCAAATGGATAGCAATGAAGTACAGCAGCTGAAAGCATACCATAAAACCATCGCTGTACAGGAAGACAGCGCCACCGGCCGCCTGCACCAAATAAAAGGGGACACATTGATTGCAAACTTTACGGATGGAAATATTTCACGCATTAAAATTTATCCGAACAGTCAGGTTTTATATCACACCAAGAATGAATCTGACGAACCTGATGGGGCTGTTGAATATTCATCCCCGCAAACGGTGATGTACTTCAGCAACGGAGACCTGCAACGTGTGGTAGCCGGCAAAAATGATGGCTACTTCTTTGAAGAATTTGCCGGGCTTGCCGATCGAAAGTTAGACGGTTTTTCCTGGAATCCGGAGCGCCGCCCAGAACGCCCCAAAATGGAGGCCGTCCCGCGTTTCCCGCCCGTTCCTAAAGAACGCCCTTTTGAGCTGCCCAACAGATATCTGGAATACATCAATAAGGGAAACTAA
- the lptC gene encoding LPS export ABC transporter periplasmic protein LptC: MKITHLFILPVMLMLSGSGCGELTEFENKQVQEALSDSLFTTTESWGINMEIMEDGKLKLKLSGTYASSIKNENQNISKISGPVYIEIFDEEGKPDTYVYTDSAVHLPDKSAFEMFGSVRVNAPEGKKLRSEYLKWERQKDRVSTPEFVIFISPPDSIAAEGFFGDSDLTNYTLNEGGGRAVID, translated from the coding sequence ATGAAGATTACACACTTGTTCATACTGCCCGTTATGCTGATGCTATCCGGTTCAGGGTGTGGCGAACTTACCGAGTTTGAGAATAAGCAGGTTCAGGAAGCCCTGAGCGATTCCTTATTCACTACAACTGAAAGCTGGGGAATTAATATGGAGATCATGGAAGACGGGAAGCTTAAGTTGAAGCTGTCAGGAACCTATGCCTCTTCCATTAAGAATGAGAATCAAAACATCAGCAAAATTTCGGGCCCGGTTTACATCGAAATATTTGATGAGGAAGGGAAACCGGACACTTATGTTTACACCGACAGTGCCGTTCATCTTCCTGATAAATCCGCTTTTGAGATGTTTGGAAGCGTTCGTGTAAATGCCCCCGAAGGTAAAAAGCTTCGCTCTGAATATCTGAAATGGGAACGGCAGAAAGACCGGGTGAGTACTCCGGAATTCGTCATCTTCATCTCCCCGCCCGATAGTATCGCAGCCGAGGGATTCTTTGGCGATTCAGACCTCACGAATTATACTCTAAACGAAGGCGGCGGGCGTGCAGTCATTGATTAG